Proteins encoded within one genomic window of Acidobacteriota bacterium:
- a CDS encoding redoxin domain-containing protein, whose product MALKVGDKAPDFEVPAVVGDRKEKFKLSDYRGKKHVVLAFYPLDWTPVUTAQMPAYNADLEKFAGFDAQVVGMSVDSIPSHIAWQKRDIGMLNYPLCSDFYPHGEVATRYGVLRSGDPIPGINDRSVFIIDKEGNIAFAKVYALDKQPDNEDCFEVLRKL is encoded by the coding sequence ATGGCTTTGAAGGTAGGCGACAAAGCCCCGGATTTCGAGGTCCCGGCCGTCGTCGGCGATAGGAAAGAGAAGTTCAAGCTGAGCGACTACCGGGGCAAGAAACACGTGGTGCTCGCCTTTTACCCGCTGGACTGGACCCCGGTTTGAACCGCGCAGATGCCGGCGTACAACGCGGACTTGGAAAAGTTCGCCGGCTTTGACGCCCAGGTCGTGGGCATGAGCGTGGATTCCATCCCCAGCCACATTGCGTGGCAGAAGAGAGATATCGGCATGCTGAACTACCCGCTGTGCTCGGATTTCTATCCTCACGGCGAGGTGGCGACGAGATATGGCGTGCTGCGTTCCGGCGATCCCATCCCCGGGATCAACGATCGCTCCGTCTTCATCATCGACAAGGAAGGAAACATCGCGTTCGCGAAGGTCTACGCCCTCGATAAGCAGCCCGACAACGAGGATTGCTTCGAGGTGCTGCGCAAACTGTAG